The Besnoitia besnoiti strain Bb-Ger1 chromosome Unknown contig00091, whole genome shotgun sequence genome includes a window with the following:
- a CDS encoding cytochrome b (encoded by transcript BESB_085930) has protein sequence MDIINPCITLAFRYTSEASCAFASVQHLVREVAAGWEFRMLHATTASFVFLCILIHMSRGMYNSSYSYLTTAWMSGLVLYLLTIATAFLGYVLPWGQMSFWGATVITNLLSPIPYLVPWLLGGYYVSDVTLKRFFVLHFILPFVGCILIVLHIFYLHLNGSSNPAGIDSALKVAFYPHMLMTDAKCLSYLIGLIFLQTAFGLIELSHPDNSIPVNRFVTPLHIVPEWYFLAYYAVLKVIPSKTGGLLVFMLSTCQ, from the exons atggacataattaatcctt gtatcactttagcgttccgatatacttctgaagcatcttgtgcatttgctagtgttcaacatctagttagagaggtagcagcaggatgggaatttaggatgttgcatgcaacaactgcttctttcgtcttcttgtgtatcttaatacacatgtctcgaggtatgtataactccagctatagttatttaactactgcttggatgtctggtttagttttatatctacttactatagccactgctttcctcggttatgtactaccatggggacagatgagtttctggggtgctacagtcattactaatctcctttctccaataccatatttagtaccttggttactcggtggatactatgtatctgatgtaacattaaaacgattctttgtattgcactttatattaccttttgtaggttgcattctaattgtattacacatcttctatttacatttaaatggttctagtaaccctgcaggtattgattccgcacttaaagtagccttctatcctcatatgttaatgaccgatgctaaatgtctatcctatctaattggtttaattttcttacaaacggcttttggtttgattgaattatcgcacccagataactccataccagtgaaccggtttgtaactccgcttcatatcgtacctgaatggtactttttagcatattatgcggtgttaaaagtaatcccatccaaaaccggtggtttgttagtatttatgttatcaacatgtcaatga